The following coding sequences are from one Ornithodoros turicata isolate Travis chromosome 1, ASM3712646v1, whole genome shotgun sequence window:
- the LOC135397413 gene encoding uncharacterized protein LOC135397413, giving the protein MKTELVTLVASIVYVLVLSACIVRALEKQDDTSDDSFLTEQKRPFCNAFTGCGGKRSGPGRRDLLAQIQNRLLNEARVLEFQRRLSENPSQDREAITDELRSNRLLMDLLAPSSLRKRIPSTIDAE; this is encoded by the exons ATGAAGACAGAGCTGGTTACCCTTGTTGCGTCTATCGTGTACGTCCTCGTGTTGTCAGCCTGTATCGTCAGGGCACTAGAAAAGCAG GACGACACCTCTGATGACAGTTTCCTGACGGAACAGAAACGACCGTTCTGCAACGCATTCACCGGTTGTGGTGGGAAACGGTCGGGCCCCGGTCGCCGGGATTTGCTTGCCCAAATCCAGAACCGCCTTTTGAACGAGGCGCGCGTACTGGAGTTTCAGCGCAGACTTTCCGAGAACCCCTCGCAGGACCGGGAGGCCATCACAGATGAG CTACGGAGCAACAGACTGCTGATGGACCTTTTGGCGCCTTCCTCTTTGAGGAAACGAATTCCTTCTACTATTGATGCTGAGTAG